In one Acomys russatus chromosome 15, mAcoRus1.1, whole genome shotgun sequence genomic region, the following are encoded:
- the Npy2r gene encoding neuropeptide Y receptor type 2 yields MGPVGAEADENQTMEAKVEPFGPGHTTPRGELPPDPEPELIDSTKLVEVQVVLILAYCSIILLGVVGNSLVIHVVIKFKSMRTVTNFFIANLAVADLLVNTLCLPFTLIYTLMGEWKMGPVLCHLVPYAQGLAVQVSTITLTVIALDRHRCIVYHLESKISKRISFLIIGLAWVISALLASPLAIFREYSLIEIIPDFEIVACTEKWPGEEKSVYGTVYSLSTLLILYVLPLGIISFSYTRIWSKLKNHVSPGAASDHYHQRRHKTTKMLVCVVVVFAVSWLPLHAFQLAVDIDNHVLDLKEYKLIFTVLHIIAMCSTFANPLLYGWMNSNYRKAFLSAFRCEQRLDAIHSEVSMTFKAKKNLEVKKNSGPTDSFSEATNV; encoded by the coding sequence ATGGGCCCAGTAGGTGCGGAGGCAGATGAGAATCAAACAATGGAAGCAAAGGTCGAGCCCTTTGGGCCAGGGCACACCACTCCTAGAGGTGAGCTGCCTCCTGACCCGGAACCCGAACTTATAGACAGCACCAAGCTCGTTGAGGTGCAGGTGGTCCTCATATTGGCCTATTGCTCCATCATCTTGCTGGGGGTAGTTGGCAACTCCCTGGTGATCCATGTGGTGATCAAATTCAAGAGCATGCGCACAGTAACCAACTTTTTCATCGCCAACCTGGCGGTGGCAGACCTTTTGGTGAACACCCTGTGCCTGCCATTCACTCTTATTTATACTTTAATGGGGGAGTGGAAAATGGGTCCAGTCCTGTGCCACCTGGTGCCCTATGCCCAGGGCCTGGCAGTACAAGTGTCCACCATAACGTTGACGGTCATCGCTCTGGACCGCCATCGCTGCATTGTCTACCACCTGGAGAGCAAGATCTCCAAGCGAATCAGCTTCCTGATTATTGGCCTGGCGTGGGTCATCAGTGCCCTGCTGGCAAGTCCCCTGGCCATCTTCCGGGAGTACTCACTGATTGAGATCATTCCAGACTTTGAGATTGTGGCCTGTACTGAGAAATGGCCTGGGGAGGAGAAGAGCGTGTATGGCACAGTCTACAGCCTTTCCACCTTGCTAATCCTCTATGTTTTGCCTTTGGGCATCATATCTTTCTCCTATACCCGTATCTGGAGTAAGCTGAAGAACCACGTCAGTCCCGGAGCTGCGAGTGACCACTACCATCAGCGAAGgcacaaaacaaccaaaatgcTGGTATGTGTGGTAGTGGTGTTTGCAGTCAGCTGGCTGCCGCTCCATGCCTTCCAACTGGCGGTGGACATTGACAACCATGTCCTTGACCTGAAGGAATACAAACTCATCTTCACAGTGCTCCACATTATCGCCATGTGCTCCACCTTCGCCAACCCCCTTCTCTATGGTTGGATGAACAGCAACTATCGAAAAGCTTTCCTCTCAGCCTTCCGGTGCGAGCAGAGGTTGGATGCCATTCACTCGGAGGTGTCCATGACGTTCAAGGCTAAAAAGAACCTAGAGGTCAAAAAGAACAGTGGTCCCACCGACTCTTTTTCAGAAGCTACTAACGTTTAA